One genomic region from Stutzerimonas decontaminans encodes:
- a CDS encoding c-type cytochrome, with product MNTQLMLGLLAMAVGGSLHAADIKMDDQSQLTQQSTKAAGEQYFQPPKESELPANAFGELVQQGRAIFVDTQKYAAEYVGNGMNCTNCHIEQGRKANSAPLWGAYPMYPAYRKKNDKVNSYAERVQGCFQFSMNGKPPAADSHVMNALTAYSYWLSTGAPTGQELPGRAYPEIPQPKGGFDIAKGKQVYAEQCSICHGDNGQGQKAGDRYVFPPLWGKDSFNWGAGMHRINTAAAFIKESMPLGKGGSLSDDDAWHVAAYMNSHERPQDPRLVEGSVEKTRVRYHANDGVNLYGQEVEGVVLGQGIK from the coding sequence ATGAACACGCAGCTGATGCTCGGCCTGCTGGCCATGGCCGTTGGTGGCTCTCTGCATGCCGCCGATATCAAGATGGACGATCAGTCGCAACTGACCCAGCAGAGCACCAAGGCCGCTGGCGAGCAATATTTCCAGCCCCCGAAGGAGAGTGAACTGCCAGCCAATGCTTTCGGCGAGCTCGTTCAGCAAGGCCGGGCGATTTTCGTTGACACGCAGAAATACGCAGCCGAGTACGTCGGCAATGGTATGAATTGCACCAATTGCCACATCGAACAGGGGCGCAAGGCCAATTCCGCACCGCTGTGGGGCGCCTACCCGATGTACCCCGCTTATCGGAAGAAGAACGACAAGGTCAACAGCTACGCCGAGCGGGTACAGGGGTGCTTCCAGTTCAGCATGAATGGCAAGCCGCCGGCCGCGGACAGTCATGTAATGAATGCGCTCACGGCCTATTCCTATTGGCTCTCCACCGGTGCTCCGACGGGCCAGGAGTTGCCGGGGCGGGCCTATCCTGAAATACCGCAGCCCAAGGGCGGTTTCGATATCGCCAAGGGCAAGCAGGTCTATGCCGAGCAATGCTCGATATGCCACGGCGACAACGGCCAGGGGCAAAAGGCGGGCGACCGGTATGTCTTTCCTCCGCTATGGGGCAAGGACTCGTTCAACTGGGGTGCAGGCATGCATCGGATCAATACCGCGGCGGCATTCATCAAGGAGAGCATGCCGCTGGGCAAGGGCGGCTCCCTCAGTGACGACGATGCTTGGCATGTCGCGGCCTATATGAACAGCCATGAGCGACCGCAGGACCCCCGGCTGGTCGAGGGTTCAGTGGAAAAGACGCGGGTTCGCTACCACGCCAACGATGGCGTCAACCTATATGGTCAGGAGGTTGAGGGCGTCGTGCTCGGCCAGGGCATCAAGTAG
- a CDS encoding beta-ketoacyl-ACP synthase III, giving the protein MYNVVISGTGLYTPANSISNDELVESFNTYVHRFNSENAAAIEAGEIQPLPESSSAFIEKASGIRSRYVTDKAGILDPERMVPRIPERSNNEWSILCEMSVKAAEEALARAGKTAADIDGVIVACSNLQRAYPAIAIEVQAALGIKGFGFDMNVACSSATFGIQNAVNSIKLGQARAILMVNPEICTGHMNFRDRDSHFIFGDACTAVIIEREDLATSEHQWEVLSTKLVTEFSNNIRNNFGFLNRAAEEHMNDPDKLFIQEGRKVFKEVCPMVAELIGEHLGENGIAVESVKRFWLHQANLNMNHLIVRKLLGRDASEDEAPVILDTYANTSSAGSVIAFHKHQDDLPSGSLGVLSSFGAGYSIGSVILRKR; this is encoded by the coding sequence GTGTATAACGTCGTCATCAGCGGTACCGGCCTTTACACCCCTGCCAACAGTATTTCCAACGATGAACTGGTGGAGTCCTTCAACACCTACGTTCACCGCTTCAACAGCGAGAACGCCGCCGCCATCGAGGCCGGCGAGATCCAGCCGCTGCCCGAGTCGAGTTCGGCATTCATCGAAAAGGCCTCCGGCATCAGGAGCCGTTACGTCACCGACAAAGCCGGGATTCTCGACCCCGAGCGCATGGTTCCGCGGATTCCCGAGCGCAGCAACAACGAGTGGTCGATTCTCTGCGAAATGTCGGTCAAGGCGGCAGAAGAAGCGTTGGCCCGTGCCGGCAAGACGGCAGCCGACATCGACGGCGTGATCGTCGCCTGCTCCAACTTGCAGCGCGCCTATCCCGCCATTGCCATCGAGGTGCAGGCCGCATTGGGCATCAAAGGCTTCGGCTTCGACATGAACGTCGCCTGCTCGTCGGCTACCTTCGGCATCCAGAACGCGGTCAACAGCATCAAGCTGGGTCAGGCGCGCGCGATTCTGATGGTCAACCCGGAAATCTGCACCGGGCATATGAACTTCCGCGATCGTGACAGCCATTTCATTTTCGGCGACGCCTGCACAGCGGTAATCATCGAGCGCGAAGATCTGGCAACCTCCGAGCATCAGTGGGAAGTGCTCAGCACCAAGCTGGTGACTGAGTTTTCCAACAACATCCGCAACAACTTCGGCTTTCTCAATCGCGCCGCTGAAGAGCACATGAACGACCCGGACAAGCTGTTCATCCAGGAAGGGCGCAAGGTGTTCAAGGAAGTCTGCCCGATGGTGGCGGAGCTGATCGGCGAGCACCTGGGCGAGAACGGCATCGCTGTGGAATCGGTGAAGCGCTTCTGGCTGCACCAGGCCAACCTGAACATGAATCACCTGATCGTGCGCAAGCTGCTCGGCCGCGATGCCTCCGAGGACGAGGCTCCGGTGATCCTCGATACCTATGCCAACACCAGTTCGGCTGGCTCGGTGATCGCCTTCCACAAGCATCAGGACGATCTGCCGAGCGGCAGCCTCGGTGTGCTCAGCTCATTCGGCGCGGGTTACTCGATCGGTAGCGTGATCCTGCGCAAGCGCTGA
- a CDS encoding SufE family protein: MTDLPQAAVEALDAFTQASGWEQRARLLMQWGERLEPLSESERSDANLVSGCESHVWLVGVPHAGRWHFRATSDARLIRGLLAVLLARVNGLDAGELAAVDMADWFSRLGLSRQLSPSRSNGMTAVLRRMRELTG, from the coding sequence ATGACTGATTTGCCGCAGGCCGCCGTCGAGGCGCTGGACGCATTCACTCAGGCATCCGGCTGGGAGCAGCGCGCGCGCCTGCTGATGCAGTGGGGTGAGCGGCTGGAGCCGCTGAGCGAGAGTGAGCGCAGCGATGCCAATCTGGTATCGGGCTGCGAAAGTCACGTGTGGCTGGTCGGTGTGCCACATGCGGGTCGATGGCATTTTCGCGCGACCAGTGATGCCCGACTCATTCGAGGGCTGTTGGCCGTACTGCTGGCGAGGGTGAACGGTCTGGATGCGGGCGAGCTGGCGGCGGTGGACATGGCCGACTGGTTCAGCCGCCTCGGCCTTTCGCGGCAACTGTCACCATCGCGCAGCAACGGCATGACCGCCGTGCTGCGCCGAATGCGTGAGCTGACCGGCTGA
- a CDS encoding aminotransferase class V-fold PLP-dependent enzyme produces the protein MALFSPWRADFPALAVLEAQGQTYLDSAATAQKPQALIDALSGYYTCGAANVHRAQHQPAERATRAYEAARIKVAKWLHAACPTEIVFTRGATEALNLLAYGLEHLIGAGDEIVISALEHHANLLPWQQLAKRRNARLQVLPIDSAGRIDLAAAAELIGPRTRLLAVSQLSNVLGCWQPLDELLRLAKAQGALTVVDGAQGVVHGRHDMTTLGCDFYVLSSHKLYGPDGVGALYGRGESLLQLRHWQFGGEMVRIADYQSAEFHAAPLGFEAGTPPISGAIGLGATLDYLAALDLTAIDRHEQALHDQLLAGLSERSGIRLLGSPQLALASFVVDGVHHSDLGHLLTEQGIAVRSGNHCAMPLMKHLGLDGATRVSLGLYNDGTDLERFFSALDQSLELLR, from the coding sequence ATGGCCCTGTTCTCTCCCTGGCGCGCTGACTTCCCTGCCCTGGCGGTACTCGAAGCGCAAGGCCAGACCTATCTCGACAGCGCCGCCACGGCCCAGAAGCCGCAGGCGCTGATCGATGCCCTCAGCGGCTATTACACCTGCGGTGCGGCCAACGTGCACCGCGCCCAGCATCAGCCCGCCGAACGCGCCACTCGTGCCTACGAGGCCGCGCGCATCAAGGTCGCCAAGTGGCTGCATGCGGCTTGCCCTACCGAAATCGTCTTCACCCGCGGTGCCACCGAAGCGCTCAACCTGCTTGCCTACGGGCTGGAACATCTGATCGGAGCCGGTGACGAGATCGTCATCAGCGCCCTCGAACATCACGCCAACCTGCTGCCCTGGCAACAGCTGGCCAAACGGCGCAATGCCAGGCTTCAGGTGCTACCAATCGATAGCGCCGGCCGCATCGATCTGGCCGCGGCTGCCGAGCTGATCGGGCCGCGTACGCGCCTGTTGGCAGTGAGCCAGCTGTCCAACGTTCTCGGCTGCTGGCAGCCGCTCGACGAGCTGCTGCGTCTGGCCAAGGCGCAGGGTGCGTTGACCGTCGTCGACGGTGCCCAAGGCGTGGTTCATGGGCGCCACGACATGACCACGCTGGGTTGCGATTTCTACGTGCTGTCGAGCCACAAGCTCTACGGGCCGGATGGTGTCGGCGCACTGTATGGCCGCGGCGAATCATTGCTGCAGCTGCGCCACTGGCAGTTCGGCGGCGAGATGGTGCGCATCGCCGACTATCAGAGTGCCGAATTCCATGCCGCGCCACTGGGTTTCGAGGCCGGCACGCCGCCAATCTCTGGCGCCATTGGCCTCGGCGCGACGCTGGACTATCTTGCCGCGCTCGACCTCACTGCTATCGACCGTCATGAACAGGCGCTGCACGATCAGCTGCTCGCCGGCCTCTCCGAACGCAGCGGCATTCGCCTGCTCGGCTCGCCGCAGCTCGCCCTGGCCAGCTTCGTTGTCGACGGCGTGCACCACTCCGACCTCGGCCATTTGCTCACCGAGCAGGGCATTGCCGTGCGCAGCGGCAATCACTGCGCCATGCCGCTGATGAAGCACCTCGGTCTGGATGGTGCAACCCGCGTCTCGCTCGGGTTGTACAACGATGGCACTGATCTCGAGCGGTTCTTCAGCGCCCTGGATCAGTCTCTGGAGCTGCTGCGATGA
- the dapD gene encoding 2,3,4,5-tetrahydropyridine-2,6-dicarboxylate N-succinyltransferase, which translates to MSATLFSLAFGVGTQNRQGDWLEVFYAQPLLQPAGELVAAVTPLLGYAGGNQAITITTSQAAQLADALKPLDATQYALLTRLAESQRPLVATLLADDAPLSSTPEAYLKLHLLSHRLAKPHGLNLTGIFPLLPNVAWTNQGAVDLGELAERQLEARLKGDLLEVFSVDKFPKMTDYVVPAGVRIADTARVRLGAYVGEGTTVMHEGFINFNAGTQGPGMIEGRVSAGVFVGKGSDLGGGCSTMGTLSGGGNIVISVGEGCLIGANAGIGIPLGDRNTVESGLYITAGTKVSLLDENDQLVKVVKARELAGQSDLLFRRNSQTGAVECKTHKSAIELNEALHAHN; encoded by the coding sequence ATGTCCGCAACCCTATTCAGCCTCGCCTTTGGCGTTGGCACCCAGAACCGCCAGGGCGACTGGTTGGAAGTCTTCTATGCACAGCCGCTGCTGCAGCCAGCCGGCGAGCTGGTTGCCGCGGTTACTCCGCTGCTTGGCTATGCCGGTGGCAACCAGGCGATCACTATCACCACCAGCCAGGCCGCCCAGCTGGCCGATGCACTCAAGCCGCTCGATGCCACACAGTACGCCCTGCTGACCCGTCTGGCCGAGAGCCAGCGCCCGCTGGTCGCCACTCTACTGGCTGACGACGCGCCACTGAGCTCAACCCCCGAGGCTTACCTCAAGCTGCACCTGCTCTCCCACCGCCTGGCCAAGCCACATGGTCTGAATCTGACCGGCATCTTCCCGCTGCTGCCCAATGTCGCCTGGACCAACCAAGGTGCCGTGGATCTTGGCGAGCTGGCCGAGCGCCAGCTGGAAGCGCGCCTGAAGGGCGATCTGCTGGAAGTCTTCTCGGTGGACAAGTTCCCGAAGATGACCGACTACGTAGTGCCGGCTGGCGTGCGCATCGCCGATACCGCCCGTGTGCGCCTCGGCGCCTACGTCGGTGAAGGCACCACCGTAATGCACGAAGGCTTCATCAACTTCAATGCCGGTACCCAGGGTCCAGGCATGATCGAAGGCCGCGTCTCGGCCGGCGTGTTCGTCGGCAAGGGCTCGGACCTGGGTGGCGGCTGCTCGACCATGGGTACCCTGTCCGGCGGCGGCAACATCGTCATTTCCGTTGGCGAAGGCTGCCTGATTGGCGCCAATGCCGGCATCGGCATTCCGCTGGGCGATCGCAACACCGTGGAGTCCGGTCTGTACATCACTGCCGGCACCAAGGTCAGCCTGCTCGATGAAAACGATCAGCTGGTCAAAGTCGTCAAGGCCCGCGAACTGGCCGGTCAGAGCGACCTGCTGTTCCGGCGCAACTCGCAGACCGGCGCAGTGGAGTGCAAGACCCACAAGTCGGCGATTGAGTTGAACGAGGCGCTGCACGCGCATAACTGA
- a CDS encoding ArsC family reductase, with amino-acid sequence MSESDQRLCLYGIKACDTMKKARTWLDEHGLDYDFHDYKSVGIDRAHLEAWCNEHGWQTILNRAGTTFRKLDDAAKADFDQARAIELMLAQPSMIKRPVLDLGGKTLIGFKPDLYAAQVAAPN; translated from the coding sequence ATGTCCGAATCAGATCAGCGGTTGTGCCTATACGGAATCAAAGCCTGCGACACGATGAAAAAGGCCCGTACCTGGCTCGACGAACACGGACTGGACTACGACTTCCACGACTACAAGAGCGTCGGCATAGACCGCGCCCATCTGGAAGCCTGGTGCAATGAACACGGCTGGCAGACCATTCTCAACCGTGCAGGCACCACCTTCCGCAAACTGGACGACGCTGCCAAGGCCGATTTTGACCAGGCCCGGGCCATCGAGCTGATGTTGGCCCAACCGTCGATGATAAAACGCCCGGTACTCGACCTGGGCGGTAAGACCCTGATTGGCTTCAAGCCCGATCTTTACGCTGCCCAGGTGGCAGCGCCGAACTGA
- a CDS encoding thioredoxin family protein, which produces MKITEHYAQTEPSREAVDAMHGPVLLEFGTAWCGHCRAAQPRIAEALADRSGISHLKIEDGPGRPLGRSFRVKLWPTLILLQNGQELGRVVRPEHKHAIDQALGEAGKA; this is translated from the coding sequence ATGAAAATAACTGAACACTATGCGCAAACCGAACCCAGCCGCGAGGCGGTGGATGCCATGCACGGACCGGTGCTGCTGGAGTTCGGCACCGCCTGGTGCGGACATTGCCGTGCCGCCCAGCCACGGATCGCCGAGGCACTGGCCGACCGGTCGGGCATCAGTCACCTGAAGATCGAGGACGGTCCGGGCCGCCCGTTGGGGCGGTCGTTTCGGGTGAAGCTCTGGCCAACCCTGATCCTGCTGCAGAACGGCCAGGAGCTGGGACGCGTCGTGCGACCGGAGCACAAGCATGCAATCGATCAAGCGCTGGGCGAAGCAGGAAAGGCCTGA
- the dapC gene encoding succinyldiaminopimelate transaminase: MNNALNLLHPYPFEKLRGLLAGAQPPADKRAIALSIGEPKHRSPDFVAQALADNLDQLAVYPTTLGIPALREAIARWCERRFGLAADAVDPGQHVLPVNGTREALFAFTQAVVDRNTNGLVVSPNPFYQIYEGAALLAGATPHYLPCLEQNGFNPDFDAVPADVWQRCQILFLCSPGNPTGALVPLETLKKLIALADQYDFVIAADECYSELYFDEANPPAGLLTACAALGRDDYKRCVVFHSLSKRSNLPGLRSGFVAGDAEILKAFLLYRTYHGCAMPVQTQLASIAAWSDEIHVRANRELYRAKFDAVLEILAPVMDVQRPDGGFYLWPKTPMDDQQFTRELFAREHVTVVPGSYLSREVDGISPGAGRVRMALVAPLAECIEAAQRIRHFIESL; the protein is encoded by the coding sequence ATGAACAACGCCCTGAATCTGCTGCACCCCTACCCCTTCGAGAAACTGCGCGGCCTGTTGGCGGGCGCACAGCCTCCGGCTGACAAACGCGCCATCGCCTTGTCGATTGGCGAGCCGAAGCATCGCTCGCCGGACTTCGTTGCTCAGGCGCTGGCGGACAATCTCGATCAGCTGGCCGTGTACCCGACCACCCTAGGCATCCCGGCGCTGCGCGAAGCGATTGCACGCTGGTGCGAGCGGCGCTTCGGCCTCGCCGCAGACGCAGTGGACCCGGGGCAGCACGTACTGCCGGTAAATGGCACCCGCGAAGCCCTGTTCGCCTTCACCCAGGCCGTGGTCGATCGCAACACCAATGGACTGGTGGTCAGCCCCAACCCGTTCTATCAGATCTATGAAGGTGCAGCGCTGCTGGCTGGGGCCACACCGCATTACCTGCCATGTCTGGAGCAGAACGGCTTCAACCCGGACTTCGATGCCGTGCCGGCAGATGTCTGGCAGCGCTGCCAGATTCTCTTCCTCTGCTCGCCGGGCAACCCGACCGGCGCGCTGGTGCCACTAGAGACGCTGAAAAAGCTGATCGCCCTGGCCGACCAGTACGACTTCGTCATTGCCGCCGACGAGTGCTACAGCGAGCTGTACTTCGACGAGGCCAATCCGCCTGCAGGCCTGCTCACCGCATGCGCTGCACTGGGCCGCGACGATTACAAACGCTGCGTGGTATTTCATAGCCTGTCGAAGCGCTCGAACCTGCCGGGGCTGCGCTCAGGCTTCGTCGCCGGCGACGCCGAGATCCTCAAGGCTTTCCTGCTCTACCGCACCTACCATGGCTGCGCCATGCCCGTGCAGACCCAGCTGGCGAGTATTGCTGCCTGGAGCGACGAGATTCACGTGCGCGCCAACCGCGAGCTGTATCGCGCCAAGTTCGATGCCGTGCTGGAAATACTCGCGCCGGTCATGGACGTACAACGTCCGGACGGTGGTTTCTATCTGTGGCCGAAGACGCCAATGGATGACCAGCAGTTCACCCGCGAGCTGTTCGCGCGAGAACATGTGACGGTGGTGCCTGGCTCCTACCTGTCACGCGAAGTGGACGGCATCTCACCGGGCGCCGGCCGCGTCCGCATGGCATTGGTCGCCCCTCTGGCCGAATGCATCGAAGCGGCGCAACGCATTCGCCACTTCATCGAGTCGCTCTGA
- a CDS encoding COG3650 family protein, whose amino-acid sequence MTPSRLLLALLLLPLAGCQTFFADRSTPQPATERLQGEVRQVNGQLQLQSCQGQRTLNLLEGSSGLQDEAQALMTSDQDLLFADLRGTLSQTKPNGKGELALTRIYRLQREGHGCNEENFKQLILRASGHEPGWMLTVTTRGMLLVRQGESPIALPYLEEQLPGGQLSFTSEANEHRLDLWVAPQRCVDSASGTVSHLSAELRLDGQTWRGCAYYGGARDD is encoded by the coding sequence ATGACTCCTTCACGCCTGCTGCTGGCTTTATTGCTCCTGCCCCTGGCGGGCTGCCAGACCTTTTTCGCCGATCGCTCCACACCACAACCTGCAACCGAACGGCTGCAGGGCGAGGTTCGGCAGGTCAACGGCCAGCTGCAGCTGCAGAGCTGCCAGGGGCAACGGACGCTGAACCTTCTGGAAGGAAGCTCCGGTCTGCAGGATGAAGCCCAGGCATTGATGACCAGCGATCAGGACCTGTTGTTCGCCGACCTGCGCGGGACGCTCAGCCAGACGAAACCGAACGGTAAAGGCGAGCTAGCGTTAACCCGCATCTACCGCTTGCAGCGTGAGGGACACGGCTGCAACGAAGAGAATTTCAAGCAACTGATCCTTCGCGCCAGCGGGCATGAACCTGGCTGGATGCTCACCGTGACCACGCGCGGCATGTTGCTTGTGCGCCAAGGTGAGTCGCCGATCGCTCTGCCCTATCTAGAGGAGCAGCTGCCTGGCGGGCAGCTCAGCTTCACCAGCGAAGCTAATGAACATCGACTCGACCTCTGGGTCGCGCCGCAGCGTTGCGTCGACAGTGCCAGCGGCACCGTCAGCCACCTGAGCGCCGAACTCCGTCTCGATGGCCAGACATGGCGCGGCTGTGCCTACTACGGCGGCGCACGCGACGACTGA
- a CDS encoding DUF3108 domain-containing protein: MRRALLLALAVLALPVQALELKPFSANYTADWKQVPVSGTAQRSLERLDDGSWRLDFEASMLVASLNERSTFRTEGDTFLPLSYRLKRSGLGKGKRVEHRFDWDNKQVEGSDRGDPVKLPLHRGLLDKSTYQLALQHEVAAGKKSMSYQVVDGDEIETYDFRVLGEEKVSTKAGQVDAIKVERVRDPTQSKRETILWFATNWDYLLVRLHQVEKDGKEYQIMLEEGRVDGKVVKGN, from the coding sequence ATGCGTCGCGCCTTGCTGCTCGCTCTCGCCGTGCTGGCCCTGCCGGTCCAAGCCCTGGAGCTCAAGCCCTTCTCCGCAAACTACACCGCCGACTGGAAACAGGTACCGGTCAGCGGCACCGCCCAGCGCAGCCTGGAGCGACTGGACGATGGCAGCTGGCGGCTGGATTTCGAGGCCTCCATGCTGGTTGCCAGTCTCAACGAACGCAGCACCTTCCGCACCGAAGGCGACACCTTCCTGCCGTTGAGCTATCGCCTCAAGCGCAGCGGCCTAGGCAAGGGCAAACGTGTCGAGCACCGTTTCGACTGGGACAACAAGCAAGTCGAAGGCAGTGACCGTGGCGATCCGGTGAAGCTGCCGCTGCATCGTGGGCTGCTGGACAAATCGACCTACCAGCTGGCCCTGCAGCACGAAGTGGCCGCCGGCAAGAAAAGCATGAGCTACCAGGTCGTCGACGGCGACGAGATCGAAACCTACGATTTCCGTGTACTGGGTGAAGAGAAGGTCAGCACCAAGGCCGGTCAGGTAGACGCGATCAAGGTAGAACGCGTGCGCGACCCCACGCAGAGCAAGCGCGAAACCATTCTCTGGTTCGCCACGAACTGGGACTACCTGCTGGTCCGCCTGCATCAGGTGGAAAAGGACGGCAAGGAATACCAGATCATGCTCGAAGAAGGCCGCGTCGACGGCAAGGTCGTCAAAGGCAATTGA
- the purN gene encoding phosphoribosylglycinamide formyltransferase, with protein sequence MTATCNVVVLISGSGSNLQALIDSQAKGNPARIRAVISNRADAFGLIRAQSAGLPTAVLDHKAFEGRESFDAALIEVIDGYAPDLVILAGFMRILTSGFVRHYHGRLLNIHPSLLPKYKGLDTHRRALEAGDSEHGCSVHFVTEELDGGPVAIQAALAVSPGENIEVLTQRVHAAEHQIYPLAMRWFAEGRLRLAEQGAMLDGVTLPASGYQIRI encoded by the coding sequence ATGACCGCAACCTGCAATGTGGTGGTATTGATTTCGGGGTCCGGCAGTAATCTGCAGGCCCTGATCGACAGCCAGGCCAAAGGCAATCCGGCACGCATCCGTGCCGTGATTTCCAACCGCGCCGATGCATTTGGCCTGATCCGGGCGCAAAGTGCTGGCCTCCCCACTGCGGTGCTCGATCACAAGGCGTTCGAGGGACGCGAATCGTTCGATGCTGCGCTGATAGAGGTGATCGATGGTTATGCACCGGACCTGGTGATTCTGGCCGGTTTCATGCGCATCCTTACGTCAGGTTTCGTCCGCCATTACCACGGTCGCCTGCTGAACATCCACCCTTCGTTACTGCCCAAGTACAAAGGCCTCGACACCCACCGACGAGCGCTCGAAGCGGGCGACAGCGAGCACGGATGCAGCGTGCACTTCGTCACGGAGGAGCTCGATGGTGGGCCGGTAGCGATCCAGGCCGCCCTTGCGGTTAGCCCCGGCGAGAACATTGAGGTGTTGACTCAGCGGGTGCACGCAGCAGAGCACCAGATCTACCCGCTGGCCATGCGTTGGTTCGCCGAGGGGCGCTTGCGCCTTGCCGAACAAGGCGCGATGCTGGATGGCGTCACCCTGCCGGCCTCCGGCTATCAGATCAGAATCTAG
- the purM gene encoding phosphoribosylformylglycinamidine cyclo-ligase, which produces MSKQPSLSYKDAGVDIDAGEALVERIKGVAKRTARPEVMGGLGGFGALCEIPAGYKQPVLVSGTDGVGTKLRLALNLNKHDSIGQDLVAMCVNDLVVCGAEPLFFLDYYATGKLNVDVAATVVTGIGAGCELAGCSLVGGETAEMPGMYEGEDYDLAGFCVGVVEKSEIIDGSKVAAGDALIALPSSGPHSNGYSLIRKIIEVAGVDIESTQLAGKDLTELLMAPTRIYVKPLLKLIKDTGAVKAMAHITGGGLLDNIPRVLPDGAQAIIDVASWTRPAVFDWLQEKGNVDEHEMHRVLNCGVGMIICVAQDQVESALANLRASGESPWVIGEISSAAEGAERVVLNNLKQH; this is translated from the coding sequence ATGAGCAAGCAACCCTCCCTCAGCTACAAGGACGCAGGCGTCGACATCGATGCAGGCGAAGCGCTGGTCGAACGCATCAAAGGCGTGGCCAAGCGCACCGCACGACCTGAGGTTATGGGTGGCCTTGGCGGCTTCGGCGCCCTGTGCGAAATCCCGGCCGGCTACAAGCAGCCGGTGCTGGTATCCGGCACCGACGGCGTCGGCACCAAGCTGCGTCTGGCGCTGAATCTGAACAAGCACGACAGCATCGGCCAGGACCTGGTCGCCATGTGCGTCAACGACCTGGTGGTGTGCGGCGCCGAGCCGCTGTTCTTCCTCGACTACTACGCCACCGGCAAGCTCAACGTCGACGTAGCCGCCACCGTGGTCACCGGCATCGGCGCCGGCTGTGAACTGGCCGGCTGCTCGCTGGTCGGCGGTGAAACCGCCGAGATGCCTGGCATGTACGAGGGCGAGGACTACGACCTCGCCGGCTTCTGCGTCGGTGTAGTGGAAAAGAGCGAGATCATCGACGGCTCGAAAGTCGCCGCCGGTGACGCGCTGATCGCGCTGCCCTCCTCCGGCCCGCATTCCAACGGCTACTCGCTGATCCGCAAGATCATCGAAGTCGCCGGCGTCGACATCGAGAGCACCCAGCTGGCCGGCAAGGACCTGACCGAACTGCTGATGGCCCCCACACGCATCTACGTCAAGCCGCTGCTCAAGCTGATCAAGGACACCGGCGCGGTCAAGGCCATGGCCCACATCACCGGCGGCGGTCTGCTCGACAACATCCCGCGCGTACTGCCCGATGGCGCCCAGGCGATCATCGACGTGGCCAGCTGGACCCGCCCGGCGGTGTTCGACTGGCTGCAGGAAAAGGGCAACGTCGACGAGCATGAAATGCACCGCGTGCTCAACTGTGGCGTCGGCATGATCATCTGCGTCGCTCAGGACCAGGTCGAATCCGCACTGGCCAACCTGCGCGCTTCCGGTGAATCGCCATGGGTAATCGGTGAGATCTCCAGCGCAGCGGAAGGTGCTGAACGCGTCGTGCTGAATAACCTGAAACAGCACTGA